A window of the Chiloscyllium plagiosum isolate BGI_BamShark_2017 chromosome 13, ASM401019v2, whole genome shotgun sequence genome harbors these coding sequences:
- the LOC122555740 gene encoding alpha-1,4-N-acetylglucosaminyltransferase-like, translating to MFSMYKGCLFIGTIMVCGMLYIFGSLDNYEYIKNFFRPSSSRIKNYRNVSNIIVESGIMFVETSDKVEPTPLTVCSVESAAWLNPEKRIYFFMKEFSGNLTQYPQPDYAGIPLLSSISNVDVLPLNPTELFEDTPLIAWYQKVNPNAERYWTHVLADGCRLALLWKYGGIYLDTDIISLKPLPFANFTCLEDGSFFNNAALGFHYIHHNFLLDCMKDFVANYIGHVWGQQGPRLITRVLKQWCQSDNPSAFTGKECNGISLWVTRRFYPIPYSNWGSYYNHWKKEDIERYFSDTYGAHIWNYMNSGRKRKVTAGSGSLLEYLFQMHCPTTYKTLVQ from the exons ATGTTTTCCATGTATAAAGGGTGTCTGTTTATAGGCACAATTATGGTTTGTGGAATGTTGTACATATTTGGCAGTCTGGATAACTACGAATATATTAAAAACTTCTTCAGACCTTCCTCATCCCGGATAAAGAATTACAGAAATGTATCAAATATAATTGTAGAATCTGGGATTATGTTTGTGGAGACATCTGATAAGGTTGAGCCAACACCATTGACAGTGTGTTCAGTGGAGTCTGCTGCCTGGTTAAATCCAGAAAAGCGTATCTATTTCTTCATGAAGGAATTCAGTGGCAATTTAACACAGTATCCACAACCTGACTATGCTGGCATCCCTTTGCTTTCCTCAATTAGTAATGTTGATGTTCTACCCTTGAATCCCACTGAACTGTTTGAAGACACTCCCCTGATTGCCTGGTATCAAAAG GTAAATCCAAATGCAGAAAGGTATTGGACCCATGTACTTGCTGATGGCTGCAGGTTAGCATTGCTCTGGAAATATGGTGGGATCTACCTGGATACTGACATTATATCACTGAAGCCATTACCATTTGCTAACTTTACCTGCTTAGAAGATGGAAGTTTCTTCAATAATGCAGCTTTAGGATTTCATTATATCCACCATAATTTTCTGTTGGACTGCATGAAAGATTTTGTTGCCAATTATATTGGACATGTTTGGGGCCAGCAAGGCCCAAGACTGATAACACGTGTTTTGAAGCAATGGTGTCAGTCCGATAACCCAAGTGCCTTCACTGGAAAAGAATGCAATGGAATCTCTTTATGGGTCACAAGGCGGTTCTATCCAATCCCCTATTCAAACTGGGGGAGCTACTATAACCACTGGAAAAAGGAGGATATAGAGAGATACTTCTCAGATACTTACGGTGCTCACATCTGGAACTATATGAATTCCGGCAGAAAGAGAAAAGTAACTGCTGGAAGTGGATCATTACTTGAATATCTTTTTCAGATGCATTGTCCGACTACTTACAAAACTTTAGTTCAATGA